The proteins below come from a single Streptomyces sp. B3I8 genomic window:
- a CDS encoding right-handed parallel beta-helix repeat-containing protein, giving the protein MAQGTVQVTHTGTSRWRRRTGEYASLAAALEAAGDGDVLTVAPGTYRENLVVQRAVTLRGPEGSPGSVRIAPVDGVPLTVRASAVVQDLHVEGQDASAPAVLVEEGTPELTDLRIMTRSSAGIEVRAEARPTVRRCTVDNPAGVGIAVVDGGGGVFEECEVVAAGQSGVAVRGGARPRLERCRVHHASGAGLSVTGENSSLEGVGCEVYEIKGSGVQVTGRGTAHLTDCDVHRTTADGVTLDTDAVLTLADCRIHDVPENAVDLRSRAVLTLTRTTVRQFGRNGLSVWDPGTRVDANQCEIFDSTGDYPAVWISDGATVVLESCRVHDVPDALFVLDRGSRADVIDSDLTQVRNTAVSVSDGATAQLDDCRIKDAATGAWFRDHGSGGTLSGCTVDGVQTGVIVTKGADPTVERCTIASPAEAGFYVSAGGRGTFQNCRVTDSDGYGFHVIDGCRTTLRKCRTERCARGGYEFADGGPEAPGGGGALVEDCTSDESTSLRSPARETAVQTTPAPGSGLLGSIPGQRTTEPQGLVAAPEPAAPAARTSEAVLGELDALVGLESVKREVRALTDMIEVGRRRRQAGLKAASVRRHLVFTGSPGTGKTTVARLYGEILASLGVLEKGHLVEVSRVDLVGEHIGSTAIRTQEAFDRARGGVLFIDEAYALSPEDSGRDFGREAIDTLVKLMEDHREAVVVIVAGYTAEMERFLSVNPGVASRFSRTITFGDYGPEELLRIVEQQAEEQEYRLAEGASEALLKYFAAIPKGPAFGNGRTARQTFEAMVERHAGRVAQFAEPSTDDLTLLYPEDLPELPGA; this is encoded by the coding sequence ATGGCACAGGGCACGGTCCAGGTGACGCACACCGGTACATCGAGGTGGCGGCGCCGCACGGGTGAGTACGCGTCCCTCGCCGCCGCGCTGGAGGCCGCGGGCGACGGCGACGTCCTCACCGTCGCCCCGGGCACCTATCGGGAGAACCTCGTCGTCCAGCGGGCGGTGACGCTGCGCGGGCCGGAGGGTTCGCCCGGTTCCGTGCGCATCGCCCCCGTGGACGGGGTGCCGTTGACCGTCCGCGCCTCCGCGGTCGTGCAGGACCTGCACGTGGAGGGCCAGGACGCGTCCGCGCCGGCCGTCCTGGTGGAGGAGGGCACCCCCGAGCTCACCGATCTGCGGATCATGACGCGTTCGTCGGCCGGGATCGAGGTGCGGGCCGAGGCCCGTCCCACCGTCCGGCGCTGCACGGTGGACAACCCGGCGGGTGTCGGGATCGCCGTGGTCGACGGCGGGGGCGGGGTGTTCGAGGAGTGCGAGGTGGTCGCGGCGGGCCAGTCCGGCGTGGCCGTGCGCGGGGGCGCGCGGCCCCGGCTGGAGCGCTGCCGAGTGCACCACGCCTCGGGCGCGGGGCTGTCGGTCACCGGGGAGAACTCCTCGCTGGAGGGCGTCGGTTGCGAGGTCTACGAGATCAAGGGCTCCGGTGTGCAGGTGACCGGGCGGGGGACGGCGCACCTCACCGACTGCGACGTGCACCGCACCACCGCGGACGGCGTCACCCTGGACACGGACGCGGTGCTGACCCTCGCCGACTGCCGCATCCACGACGTGCCGGAGAACGCGGTCGACCTCCGCTCGCGCGCGGTCCTCACACTGACCCGCACGACGGTGCGCCAGTTCGGGCGCAACGGGCTGTCGGTCTGGGACCCGGGCACCCGTGTGGACGCCAACCAGTGCGAGATCTTCGACTCCACCGGCGACTACCCGGCGGTGTGGATCAGTGACGGCGCCACCGTGGTCCTGGAGTCCTGCCGGGTGCACGACGTGCCGGACGCGCTGTTCGTGCTCGACCGGGGCTCGCGCGCCGACGTGATCGACAGCGACCTGACGCAGGTGCGCAACACCGCGGTGTCGGTGAGCGACGGCGCGACCGCGCAGTTGGACGACTGCCGGATCAAGGACGCGGCGACGGGCGCCTGGTTCCGCGACCACGGCAGCGGCGGCACCCTGAGCGGCTGCACGGTGGACGGCGTGCAGACGGGCGTGATCGTCACCAAGGGCGCCGATCCCACCGTCGAGCGCTGCACCATCGCCTCCCCGGCGGAGGCCGGCTTCTACGTCTCGGCGGGCGGCCGGGGCACCTTCCAGAACTGCCGGGTCACCGACAGCGACGGATACGGCTTCCATGTGATCGACGGCTGCCGTACGACGCTGCGCAAGTGCCGTACGGAACGGTGCGCGCGCGGGGGTTACGAGTTCGCGGACGGCGGGCCGGAGGCTCCGGGCGGTGGCGGCGCGCTCGTCGAGGACTGCACCAGCGACGAGAGCACGAGCCTGCGCTCCCCCGCCCGGGAGACGGCCGTGCAGACCACACCGGCACCCGGGTCCGGGCTGCTGGGGTCCATCCCCGGTCAGCGCACCACGGAGCCGCAGGGCCTGGTGGCGGCGCCCGAACCGGCGGCCCCGGCGGCCCGCACCTCGGAGGCGGTGCTGGGCGAACTGGACGCGCTGGTGGGGCTGGAGAGCGTCAAGCGCGAGGTGCGGGCCCTGACCGACATGATCGAGGTGGGACGGCGCCGCCGGCAGGCGGGCCTGAAGGCGGCCTCCGTACGACGCCACCTGGTGTTCACCGGCTCCCCCGGCACCGGCAAGACGACGGTGGCCCGGCTGTACGGGGAGATCCTGGCCTCGCTCGGGGTGCTGGAGAAGGGCCATCTGGTCGAGGTGTCCCGGGTCGACCTGGTGGGCGAGCACATCGGCTCCACCGCCATCCGCACCCAGGAGGCGTTCGACCGGGCGCGCGGCGGTGTGCTGTTCATCGACGAGGCGTACGCACTGTCCCCCGAGGACTCCGGCCGCGACTTCGGCCGTGAGGCGATCGACACGCTGGTGAAGCTGATGGAGGACCACCGGGAGGCGGTGGTGGTGATCGTCGCCGGCTACACCGCCGAGATGGAGCGCTTCCTGAGCGTCAACCCGGGGGTCGCCTCCCGCTTCTCACGGACGATCACCTTCGGCGACTACGGCCCCGAGGAGCTGCTGCGGATCGTGGAGCAGCAGGCGGAGGAGCAGGAGTACCGGCTGGCGGAGGGGGCGTCCGAGGCACTGTTGAAGTATTTCGCGGCGATACCGAAGGGCCCCGCCTTCGGCAACGGCCGTACGGCGCGGCAGACGTTCGAGGCGATGGTGGAGCGGCACGCGGGCCGGGTCGCCCAGTTCGCCGAACCGAGCACGGACGACCTGACGCTGCTCTATCCGGAGGACCTGCCGGAACTGCCGGGCGCCTGA
- a CDS encoding DeoR/GlpR family DNA-binding transcription regulator has protein sequence MSENQNLLAEQRRTLILDEVRRRGGVRVNELTRKLGVSDMTVRRDLDALARQGVLEKVHGGAVPVVEASTHEPGFEAKSGLELTAKEDIARAAAQLVAPGTAIALSGGTTTYALAHHLLDVPDLTVVTNSVRVADVFHSAQRAMGRRQGAATVVLTGGVRTPSDSLVGPVADQAIAALHFDVLFLGVHGISAEAGLSTPNLAEAETNRRLVQSARRVVVVADHTKWGTVGLSSFATLEQVDTLVTDSGLPGEARAEMAEHLDRLVVAGEPEEREAPEPAQQAQTAEGSG, from the coding sequence GTGAGCGAGAATCAGAACCTGCTCGCGGAGCAGCGCCGCACCCTGATCCTCGACGAGGTACGCCGACGCGGCGGCGTCCGGGTCAACGAGCTGACGCGCAAGCTCGGCGTCTCCGACATGACGGTCCGCCGGGATCTCGACGCGCTGGCCCGCCAGGGCGTGCTGGAGAAGGTGCACGGCGGCGCGGTGCCGGTGGTCGAGGCGAGCACGCACGAGCCCGGGTTCGAGGCCAAGTCGGGCCTGGAGCTGACCGCCAAGGAGGACATCGCGCGGGCGGCGGCCCAACTGGTCGCGCCGGGCACGGCGATCGCGCTCTCCGGCGGCACGACGACGTACGCGCTGGCGCACCACCTGCTGGACGTGCCGGACCTCACCGTCGTCACCAACTCGGTGCGCGTGGCCGACGTCTTCCACTCCGCGCAGCGCGCCATGGGCCGCCGGCAGGGCGCGGCCACGGTGGTGCTGACCGGCGGGGTGCGCACACCGTCCGACTCGCTGGTGGGCCCGGTCGCCGACCAGGCGATCGCCGCACTCCACTTCGACGTCCTGTTCCTCGGCGTGCACGGGATATCCGCCGAGGCGGGTCTGTCGACGCCGAATCTGGCCGAGGCCGAGACGAACCGGCGGCTGGTGCAGTCCGCGCGGCGTGTGGTGGTGGTCGCCGACCACACCAAGTGGGGCACGGTGGGGCTGAGTTCGTTCGCCACGCTGGAGCAGGTGGACACGCTGGTGACCGACTCGGGGCTGCCGGGCGAGGCCCGGGCGGAGATGGCGGAACACCTCGACCGACTGGTGGTGGCCGGAGAACCGGAGGAGCGGGAGGCTCCGGAGCCGGCACAGCAGGCACAGACGGCGGAGGGATCGGGCTGA
- a CDS encoding PLP-dependent cysteine synthase family protein, which produces MSTTPTHQPGATLDVDRTDVSYRHWLKEAVRKVQADANRSADTHLLLFPLPEQWGVDLYLKDESTHPTGSLKHRLARSLFLYGLCNGWIRPGRPVIEASSGSTAVSEAYFAKLIGVPFIAVMPRTTSAEKIRLIEFHGGRCHYVDDPRTMYEESARLAAETGGHYMDQFTYAERATDWRGNNNIAESVFRQLERERFPEPAWVVATAGTGGTSATIARYVHYMQYDTRVCVADPENSCFFEGWTTGDPGVVCERGSRIEGIGRPRMEPSFVPGAVDRMMKVPDAAAVAAVRALDRVTGRKAGGSTGTGLWSALKIVAEMVAEGRRGSVVTLLCDPGERYLDKYYSDAWLAAEGLDVAPYAAAIDTLLSTGAWSE; this is translated from the coding sequence GTGAGCACCACCCCCACCCACCAGCCCGGCGCCACCCTCGACGTCGACCGGACCGACGTGTCGTACCGGCACTGGCTCAAAGAGGCCGTGCGCAAGGTGCAGGCGGACGCCAACCGCTCGGCCGACACGCACCTCCTGCTCTTCCCGCTGCCCGAACAGTGGGGCGTCGACCTCTATCTCAAGGACGAGTCGACGCACCCCACAGGCAGCCTCAAGCACCGTCTGGCCCGCTCGCTCTTCCTCTACGGGCTGTGCAACGGGTGGATCCGCCCGGGCCGCCCGGTGATCGAGGCGTCCAGCGGTTCGACGGCCGTCTCGGAGGCGTATTTCGCCAAACTGATCGGCGTGCCGTTCATCGCGGTCATGCCACGCACGACGAGCGCGGAGAAGATCCGCCTGATCGAGTTCCACGGCGGCCGGTGCCACTACGTCGACGACCCGCGCACGATGTACGAGGAGTCCGCCCGCCTCGCGGCGGAGACCGGCGGCCACTACATGGACCAGTTCACCTACGCGGAACGGGCCACGGACTGGCGCGGCAACAACAACATCGCCGAGTCCGTCTTCCGCCAGCTCGAACGGGAACGGTTCCCCGAGCCCGCGTGGGTCGTCGCCACGGCGGGCACCGGCGGCACCTCCGCGACCATCGCCCGGTACGTGCACTACATGCAGTACGACACCCGCGTCTGTGTCGCCGACCCGGAGAACTCCTGTTTCTTCGAGGGGTGGACGACCGGTGACCCGGGCGTCGTCTGCGAGCGGGGCTCCCGCATCGAGGGGATCGGCCGGCCGCGCATGGAGCCCAGCTTCGTGCCGGGCGCCGTCGACCGCATGATGAAGGTGCCGGACGCGGCCGCCGTCGCCGCCGTCCGCGCGCTGGACCGCGTCACGGGCCGCAAGGCGGGCGGCAGTACGGGAACCGGACTGTGGAGCGCGCTGAAGATCGTCGCGGAGATGGTGGCCGAGGGGCGCCGGGGGAGCGTCGTCACCCTGCTGTGCGACCCGGGGGAGCGCTATCTGGACAAGTACTACTCGGACGCCTGGCTCGCGGCGGAGGGACTGGACGTCGCCCCGTACGCGGCCGCGATCGACACCCTGCTGAGCACGGGGGCCTGGTCGGAGTAG
- a CDS encoding ATP-binding protein yields MISQRSRHCTVELQALPSRIGQVRRIVSAQLRYWHLDALIDRASLGVTELLTNVHRHAEPDKTCTVEIELRLDRLTVSVHDHDPRLPAACEAEPGSTCGRGLAMVAELSESWGVRPDGEEGKVVWFALSACAPVVSVRSLASGDVEGVAAVGGVAGRRGERAVVPG; encoded by the coding sequence GTGATCAGCCAGCGAAGCAGGCACTGCACGGTGGAGCTCCAAGCCCTGCCGTCGCGGATCGGCCAGGTCCGCAGAATCGTATCGGCGCAATTGCGCTACTGGCATCTGGATGCCCTCATCGACCGGGCCTCGCTCGGTGTGACCGAGTTGCTCACCAACGTGCACCGGCATGCCGAGCCCGACAAGACGTGCACCGTGGAGATCGAGCTGCGGCTCGACCGTCTGACGGTCTCGGTGCACGACCACGACCCCCGGCTGCCCGCCGCGTGCGAGGCGGAGCCCGGCTCCACCTGTGGGCGGGGGCTGGCGATGGTGGCCGAGCTCAGCGAGAGCTGGGGCGTGCGGCCGGACGGGGAGGAGGGGAAGGTGGTGTGGTTCGCGCTGTCGGCGTGCGCGCCGGTGGTGTCGGTACGGAGTCTCGCGTCCGGGGACGTGGAGGGGGTCGCGGCGGTCGGCGGCGTTGCCGGACGGCGCGGGGAGCGGGCGGTGGTGCCGGGATGA
- a CDS encoding SHOCT domain-containing protein — MQTLAQWNGGPGPWILFFPLIWAAVVVAGVTLLRRTGRRGQRGPWHPVDAGRPRGDSPLAVLGRRFASGEIDEDEYWRRASVLEEHFGPTNKPPTL, encoded by the coding sequence ATGCAGACGCTGGCGCAATGGAACGGCGGGCCCGGCCCGTGGATCCTGTTCTTCCCGCTGATCTGGGCGGCGGTCGTGGTGGCCGGCGTGACGCTGCTGCGCCGCACCGGCCGGCGCGGGCAACGGGGTCCGTGGCACCCCGTGGACGCCGGCCGCCCGCGGGGCGACTCGCCCCTCGCGGTCCTCGGCCGGCGGTTCGCCTCCGGTGAGATCGACGAGGACGAGTACTGGCGCCGTGCCTCCGTCCTGGAGGAACACTTCGGCCCCACGAACAAGCCCCCCACCCTCTGA
- a CDS encoding TetR/AcrR family transcriptional regulator — MSTSERLIESTRDLLWERGYVGTSPRAILERAGAGQGSMYHHFKGKPDLALAAIRRTADEMRASAAGVLRGPGTPSARVTAYLRRERDVLRGCPVGRLTMDPDVIANDELRAPVDETLDWLREELAGIVEEGQEQGEFATALDAEEVAATIVATVQGGYVLARASGSPAAFDTGVRGLLALLRPADRGDV, encoded by the coding sequence ATGAGCACCTCGGAGCGACTCATCGAGTCCACGCGCGACCTGTTGTGGGAGCGCGGTTACGTGGGCACCAGCCCCAGGGCGATCCTGGAGCGCGCGGGCGCCGGCCAGGGCAGCATGTACCACCACTTCAAGGGCAAGCCCGATCTGGCGCTGGCCGCGATCCGCCGTACCGCCGACGAGATGCGCGCGTCCGCGGCCGGCGTGCTGCGCGGACCCGGGACACCGTCCGCGCGCGTGACGGCGTATCTGCGGCGCGAGCGCGACGTCCTGCGCGGGTGTCCCGTCGGGCGGCTGACCATGGATCCGGACGTGATCGCGAACGACGAGCTGCGCGCACCCGTCGACGAGACACTGGACTGGCTGCGCGAGGAGCTGGCCGGCATCGTCGAAGAGGGTCAGGAGCAGGGGGAGTTCGCGACCGCGCTGGACGCCGAGGAGGTGGCGGCGACGATCGTGGCGACGGTCCAGGGAGGCTATGTCCTGGCCCGTGCGTCGGGCTCCCCGGCCGCCTTCGACACCGGGGTGCGCGGACTGCTCGCCCTGCTGCGGCCCGCCGACCGGGGAGACGTGTGA
- a CDS encoding DUF4865 family protein translates to MQAMQYEITLPADYDMGIVRDRVARAGHALDDWEGLGFKAYLVRERGVDGSPVNQYAPFYLWHEARGMNAFLYGGPFQGLVDDFGRPSVRQWTGLWYEESAVPGAEARYAVRHRTPVPEGAALGEVAEEVMHDAGLLVALDGAVCAAVAVDSRHWEVVRFSLWEHAAPRTEGDVFRVLRLSAPGRDRLPRGRQW, encoded by the coding sequence ATGCAGGCGATGCAGTACGAGATCACCCTGCCCGCCGACTACGACATGGGGATCGTGCGGGACCGGGTGGCCCGCGCCGGGCACGCGCTCGACGACTGGGAGGGGCTCGGGTTCAAGGCGTACCTCGTGCGCGAACGCGGGGTGGACGGCTCGCCCGTCAACCAGTACGCGCCCTTCTACCTGTGGCACGAGGCGCGCGGCATGAACGCCTTCCTGTACGGAGGCCCGTTCCAGGGACTCGTCGACGACTTCGGGCGGCCGTCCGTCCGCCAGTGGACGGGGCTGTGGTACGAGGAGAGCGCGGTCCCGGGCGCCGAGGCGCGGTACGCGGTACGGCACCGCACGCCGGTGCCCGAGGGGGCCGCCCTCGGCGAGGTGGCGGAGGAGGTCATGCACGACGCGGGGCTGCTGGTGGCGCTGGACGGCGCCGTGTGCGCGGCGGTGGCCGTCGACTCCCGGCACTGGGAGGTGGTGCGGTTCTCGCTCTGGGAGCACGCGGCGCCGAGGACGGAGGGCGACGTCTTCCGGGTGCTGCGGCTGTCGGCCCCGGGACGGGACCGGCTACCGCGCGGGCGGCAGTGGTGA
- a CDS encoding ROK family protein has protein sequence MSGNAAPRAAGEGNTTRARLDRGRGALGPALELVHTGRAPTRAVLTTALGVTRATAGAVAAELEALGLIRVDAHPGAAAGSQGRPSHRLEVAEDGPVALAAQVHADGYRAALVGLGGRIVATAPGCETVDPDPAKVLGSVVEAGADLLRATGLRCVGAGLAVPAAVAAPEGLALNPMHVDWPAGSPVREIFAERVRAAGLDGPAFAANDVNLAALAEHRHGAGRGARDLLCVATGHRGVGGALVLDGRLHTGSSGLALEVGHLTVNPEGRPCHCGSRGCLDVEADPLAFLTAAGRDPGPELSLLQQANDLIRAHHADDPAVRAATEALIDRLGLGLAGLVNILNPDRIILGGFHRTLLDTDPDRLSAVVADRSLWGRSGGVPILPCTLDHNSLVGAAELAWQPVLDDPLTALAGV, from the coding sequence ATGAGCGGCAATGCGGCCCCGCGCGCGGCGGGGGAAGGGAACACCACCCGGGCACGGCTGGACCGGGGCCGCGGTGCCCTCGGCCCCGCACTCGAACTCGTGCACACCGGCCGCGCCCCCACCCGCGCCGTCCTCACCACCGCCCTCGGCGTCACCCGCGCGACCGCCGGCGCGGTCGCCGCCGAACTGGAGGCGCTCGGTCTGATCCGGGTCGACGCCCACCCCGGCGCCGCCGCCGGCTCCCAGGGCCGCCCCTCGCACCGTCTGGAGGTCGCCGAGGACGGCCCCGTCGCCCTGGCCGCCCAGGTCCACGCCGACGGATACCGCGCCGCCCTCGTCGGCCTCGGCGGCCGCATCGTGGCCACGGCCCCCGGCTGCGAGACCGTCGACCCCGACCCGGCCAAGGTGCTCGGCTCCGTCGTCGAGGCAGGCGCCGACCTGCTCCGCGCGACCGGCCTGCGCTGCGTCGGCGCGGGCCTGGCCGTCCCGGCCGCCGTGGCCGCACCGGAAGGGCTCGCGCTCAACCCGATGCACGTGGACTGGCCGGCCGGCTCCCCCGTGCGGGAGATCTTCGCGGAGCGCGTGCGCGCCGCCGGCCTCGACGGTCCCGCCTTCGCCGCCAACGACGTCAACCTCGCCGCCCTCGCCGAACACCGGCACGGGGCCGGCCGCGGCGCCCGCGACCTGCTCTGCGTGGCCACCGGGCACCGCGGCGTGGGCGGCGCGCTGGTGCTCGACGGACGGCTGCACACCGGGAGTTCGGGACTGGCCCTGGAAGTGGGACACCTCACCGTCAACCCGGAGGGCCGCCCCTGCCACTGCGGCAGCCGCGGCTGCCTCGACGTGGAGGCCGACCCGCTGGCCTTCCTCACCGCCGCGGGCCGCGACCCCGGCCCCGAACTCTCCCTGCTGCAACAGGCGAACGACCTGATCCGCGCCCACCACGCCGACGACCCGGCCGTCCGCGCCGCCACCGAGGCGCTGATCGACCGGCTCGGCCTGGGGCTGGCCGGGCTGGTCAACATCCTCAACCCCGACCGGATCATCCTCGGCGGCTTCCACCGCACCCTGCTGGACACCGACCCCGACCGGCTGAGCGCGGTCGTCGCCGACCGCAGCCTGTGGGGGCGCAGCGGCGGCGTGCCGATCCTGCCGTGCACCCTGGACCACAACAGCCTCGTCGGCGCGGCGGAACTCGCCTGGCAGCCGGTCCTGGACGACCCGCTGACGGCACTCGCGGGGGTCTGA
- a CDS encoding methyltransferase, protein MTTPQGTYHLTRFPADPRDRLRAWDAADAYLLRHLAVAGVLGNAGTVEGADVPAVVVLGDRWGALTTALAPYRPTQVTDSFLARQATLANLARAGVDPSAVRLLTTQDPPPDTVDVLLVRVPKSLALLEDQLHRLAPAVRPDTVVVGAGMVKEIHTSTLRTFERILGPTRTSLAEQKARLIHCAPDAHMARGRDPWPYRYALPDDVGVLSGRPVTNHAGVFCADRLDIGTRFFLRHLPRARAGQRVVDLGCGNGIVGTAVALDEPGADVLFVDESYQAVASAEETYRENTTGTDRAGGAEFMVGDGLADLAPAGVDLVLNNPPFHSHQATTDATARRMFTQARRALRPGGELWVVGNRHLGHHVTLRRLFGNSELVASDPKFVVLKAVKK, encoded by the coding sequence ATGACCACTCCCCAGGGCACCTATCACCTCACCCGCTTCCCCGCGGACCCCCGCGACCGGCTGCGCGCCTGGGACGCCGCCGACGCGTACCTGCTCCGCCACCTCGCGGTGGCCGGCGTTCTCGGGAACGCGGGAACCGTCGAAGGTGCCGACGTCCCCGCCGTCGTCGTCCTCGGCGACCGCTGGGGCGCGCTCACCACCGCGCTCGCCCCGTACCGCCCCACCCAGGTCACCGACTCGTTCCTCGCCCGGCAGGCCACCCTCGCCAACCTCGCGCGGGCCGGCGTCGACCCGTCGGCCGTGCGCCTGCTCACCACCCAGGATCCGCCCCCGGACACCGTCGACGTCCTCCTCGTCCGCGTACCCAAGAGCCTCGCGCTGCTGGAGGACCAACTGCACCGGCTGGCCCCGGCCGTGCGCCCGGACACGGTCGTCGTCGGCGCCGGCATGGTGAAGGAGATCCACACCTCGACGCTGCGGACCTTCGAGCGGATCCTCGGTCCGACCCGCACCTCCCTCGCCGAGCAGAAGGCCCGGCTGATCCACTGCGCCCCCGACGCGCACATGGCCCGTGGGCGCGACCCCTGGCCGTACCGCTACGCGCTCCCCGACGACGTCGGCGTGCTGTCGGGACGGCCGGTCACCAACCACGCGGGTGTCTTCTGCGCCGACCGGCTCGACATCGGGACCCGCTTCTTCCTGCGCCACCTCCCGCGTGCCCGCGCCGGACAACGCGTGGTGGACCTCGGCTGCGGCAACGGGATCGTGGGCACCGCGGTGGCTCTCGACGAGCCCGGAGCCGACGTCCTGTTCGTGGACGAGTCGTACCAGGCGGTGGCGTCGGCCGAGGAGACGTACCGGGAGAACACCACGGGCACGGACCGCGCCGGCGGGGCGGAGTTCATGGTCGGCGACGGCCTCGCGGACCTCGCCCCGGCCGGGGTCGACCTGGTGCTGAACAATCCGCCGTTCCACTCCCACCAGGCCACCACCGACGCCACCGCCCGGCGCATGTTCACCCAGGCCCGCCGTGCCCTGCGTCCGGGCGGCGAACTCTGGGTGGTCGGCAACCGCCACCTCGGCCACCACGTCACCCTGCGCCGCCTGTTCGGCAACAGCGAACTGGTGGCGAGCGACCCGAAGTTCGTGGTGCTGAAAGCCGTGAAGAAGTGA
- a CDS encoding MFS transporter — protein MPGRTTDLVRLRIALTTFFALDGFVFAGWVVRIPAIKAQTSASTSALGLALLGVSAGAVVTMTLTGRLCRRFGSHPVTVVCAVLLSLSIALPPLTHSVWALGAVLCVFGAAYGGINVAFNSAAVDLVAALRRPVMPSFHAAFSLGGMVGAGLGGLVAGSVTPTWHLCGLTVIGLAVTAVAGRELLRQEPPEPPEPTPEERRAPRRSQPRTRALVLTFGLIALCTAYGEGAMADWGALHLEQDLGATPGLAAVGYSCFALAMTVGRLTGTVLLERLGRTRTLVAGGATAAGGMLLGSLAPSAWAALLGFAVTGLGLANIFPTAVERAGALGGPDGVATASTLGYGGMLLGPPTIGFMAEWFSLSTALTSVAVLAAVAALIAFLTRHAART, from the coding sequence GTGCCGGGCCGCACCACCGATCTCGTCCGCCTGCGTATCGCTCTGACCACCTTCTTCGCCCTCGACGGCTTCGTCTTCGCCGGCTGGGTCGTGCGCATCCCCGCCATCAAGGCGCAGACCAGCGCCTCCACGAGCGCGCTGGGGCTGGCACTGCTCGGGGTCTCGGCCGGGGCCGTCGTCACGATGACGCTCACCGGGCGCCTCTGCCGCCGGTTCGGCAGCCACCCCGTGACCGTCGTCTGCGCCGTACTGCTCTCCCTCAGCATCGCCCTGCCGCCGCTCACCCACTCGGTCTGGGCGCTGGGCGCGGTGCTGTGCGTGTTCGGTGCGGCGTACGGCGGGATCAACGTCGCCTTCAACAGCGCGGCCGTGGACCTGGTGGCCGCGCTGCGGCGGCCCGTCATGCCCAGCTTCCACGCCGCCTTCAGCCTGGGCGGGATGGTCGGAGCCGGGCTCGGCGGCCTGGTGGCGGGGTCGGTGACGCCGACGTGGCACCTGTGCGGTCTCACCGTGATCGGCCTGGCCGTGACCGCCGTGGCGGGCCGGGAGCTGCTGCGCCAGGAACCGCCCGAGCCCCCGGAGCCGACGCCGGAGGAACGGCGGGCTCCGCGGCGCTCGCAGCCGCGCACCCGCGCCCTGGTGCTGACCTTCGGGCTGATCGCGCTGTGCACCGCCTACGGCGAGGGGGCCATGGCCGACTGGGGCGCGCTCCACCTGGAGCAGGACCTCGGCGCCACGCCGGGGCTCGCCGCGGTGGGGTACTCGTGCTTCGCCCTCGCCATGACCGTCGGCCGACTCACCGGGACGGTGCTGCTGGAACGGCTGGGCCGGACCCGGACCCTGGTGGCAGGGGGCGCGACGGCCGCGGGCGGCATGCTGCTCGGTTCGCTCGCCCCGTCCGCCTGGGCCGCCCTGCTCGGCTTCGCCGTCACCGGGCTGGGGCTCGCCAACATCTTCCCCACCGCGGTCGAACGCGCCGGTGCGCTCGGCGGCCCCGACGGCGTCGCCACCGCGTCCACGCTCGGCTACGGCGGCATGCTGCTCGGGCCGCCCACGATCGGCTTCATGGCGGAATGGTTCTCCCTGTCCACCGCGCTCACCAGCGTCGCCGTGCTCGCCGCGGTGGCCGCCCTCATCGCCTTCCTCACCCGCCACGCGGCCCGCACCTGA